AGAATCGAAAGCTTTTTTGGAAGATTCGAAAGAGCTTTCAAATTACCTGCTGATGCGGATTTAGACAATATCGAAGCTAAATACGAAGACGGTGTATTAAAAGTTTTCATTCCTAAAAAACAAAAACCGGAAGGTAAAAAAATCGAAATCAAATAACCTTTCTCTCGCCTTCTTTTAGCACTTTCTTAGCACTCTTTTTTGTTATTATCGTTTAAAATCCCTAAAAGGCGTTGTTATGTTTGAGAGAATATTTAAATTAAGCGAACACGGCACCAATGTTTCTACCGAAGTTAGAGCCGGATTTACTACGTTTCTTGCAATGATGTATATCGTACCTGTAAACGCCTCTATTATGAGTCTTACCGGAATGCCTTTTGATGCTTTAATCACAGCGACAGCCGTTGTTACTATTATTTCGACGATTTTAAACGGGTTTTGGTCAAATACTCCTGTTGCTATGAGTGTAGGTATGGGACTGAATGCTTATTTTACGTTCGGACTTGTAAAAGGAATGCATCTGCCTTGGCAAACGGCTCTTGGAATCGTAATGATTTCGGGGCTTATATTTTTAGCGCTTTCTTTGACAAGATTTAGAGCTTGGGTATTCGAATCCGTTCCCATTGATTTAAGACGAGCAATAAGTGCCGGAATAGGTGCTTTTATCGCCTTTATAGGTCTTAAGGGAATGGGTGTGATAGTCTCAAACCCCGCAACTTTCGTAACTCTTGGCAATCTTCATAATCCCGAAGTTTTGCTTGGAGTCGAAGGTTTTATATTGGCTGCTCTTTTTTATTCGTATAGAATAAAAGGTGCTTTTATTTTATCGATTGCATTGACTTCTATTACAGCATGGGTGTTCGGACTTGGAAAGTTGCCCGAGGGTATTATTTCTATGCCCGCAAGTATTGCTCCTATCGCTTTTAAATTTGATATTTGGGATGCTTTGAAACTTTCGTTAGTTCCCGTAATCGTTACGTTTTTGGTAACCGACCTTTTCGATACTATCGGTACTCTTGCCGGAATCGGTATGAGAGCCGGTCTTTTCAAAGACCCGAAAGAGCTTGAAAAAACCCTCCAAGCCGACGCTGCCGCTACGGTAATCGGTGCGAGTTTGGGGACTTCGACTACAACTTCTTTTATCGAAAGTGCAGCGGGTGTTGAAGAAGGAGGAAGAACGGGGCTTACGGCAGTTGTGACAGGGTTATTGTTTATTACGACTCTGTTTTTCTTACCTATATATAAAGCAATACCCGATAATGCGATTTATCCTATCTTGGTAATGGTGGGCGTTTTGATGTTCGGAGAGCTTAGAGATGTAGATTTTTCCGATATTACTACAAGTGTTAGCGTCTTTTTGACGGTAATATTGATGCCGCTTACTTATTCGATAACATTAGGGCTTAGTGCAGGTTTTGTTGTTTATTTCATATTGGCTTTACTTAGAGGTGAAAAAGAAAAAATTACTTTCGGTACCGCTTCTATAGCACTTATCGGGCTTTTGATGTTTATAGTGCACTAAAATTCCTTCTTAAAAGGAAATATCGTGACTAAAATTTTTGGTCACGAGCCTTTTTTTACTACGTTTTCACTTTTCACATTTTAATTATATGGTATAATTTCGTCCCCCTAAACTGCAAAGAGGCTTTGCAAATGTCAAAAGGCACTTGCAAGGGCTGGTCTTTGAACCTATGGGGGCGTTTTTTTAAGCGGTCAAGAAGTAACCTAAGGAGATATTATGAAAGTTAGAGCATCAGTTAAGAAAATTTGCCCTAAATGCAAAATCGTTAAAAGAAAAGGTATTGTTAGGGTAATTTGTGAAAATCCAAGACACAAACAAAGACAAGGATAAAACATGGCGAGAATTGCAGGTATAGACTTACCAAAAAAGAAAAAAATTGAGTACGCTCTTCCATATATTTACGGAATCGGACTTACAACAAGCAGAAAAATTCTAAAAGACACTGGAATTGACCCTGAAAAAAGAGTTTACGAACTTACTGAAGAAGAAATTTCAATCCTAAACAAAGAAATCCAAAACAACTACATCGTTGAGGGTGAACTAAGAAAAATCGTTCAACTTAACATTAAAGAACTTATGGATTTAGGATGCTATAGAGGGCTAAGACACAGAAAAGGTCTTCCTGTAAGAGGTCAAAGAACTAAAACAAATGCCAGAACAAGAAAAGGCAAAAGAAAAACTGTCGGTGCAAAAGCGAAATAAGGGGTAGATGATGGCAAAAAGAAAACTTACTAAAAAGAAAAAAATTAAAAAACAAGTAGGACGTGGAGTAGTATATATTTCTGCGACATTCAATAACACTATGATTACTGTTACTGACGAAATGGGTAACGCACTTTGCTGGAGCTCTGCGGGAGCATTAGGTTTTAAAGGAAGCAAAAAATCAACTCCTTTTGCAGCTCAACAAGCGGTAGAAGACGCTATGGCAAAAGCCAAAGAATACGGAATTAAAGAAGTAGGTATTAAAGTACAAGGACCAGGTGGTGGTAGAGAAACTGCAGTTAAAACTGTAGGTGCAATCGAAGGAATTAAAGTATTATGGTTAAAAGACGTAACTCCTCTACCACACAACGGATGTAGACCAAGAAAAAGAAGAAGGGTGTAACGATGGCAAGATATACAGGACCTGTTGAAAGAATTGAAAGAAGATTAGGCGTTAGCTTAGAGCTTAAAGGTGAAAGAAGATTAGCTGGTAAATCAGCACTTGACAGAAGACCTTACGCACCTGGTCAACACGGACAAAGAAGAGCGAAAATTTCTGAATACGGACAACAATTAAGAGAAAAACAAAAAATCAAATACTATTACGGTGTACTTGAAAAACAATTTAGAAAATTCTTTAAAGAAGCTAACAGACAAGAAGGAAGTACAGGGGAAAACCTTATTAAACTTCTTGAAAGAAGGCTTGATAACGTAGTTTACAGAATGGGATTTGCGACAACAAGAAGATTCGCAAGACAACTTGTAACACACGGACACGTTTTAGTTAACGGAAAAAAAGTAAATATTCCTTCTTACCTTGTAAAAGAAGGTGATAGAATCGAAATTAAAGAAAAATCTAAAAACAACCCTCAAATTCAAAGAGCGCTTGAGCTTAGCGCACAAACAGGTATCGCTCCGTGGGTTGACGTTGATAAAGAAAAAGTAGTTGGCGTATTCCAAAGAGTACCTGAGAGAAGTGAAGTAAATATTCCAGTAGACGAAAGATTAGTAGTTGAGTTATACTCTAAATAATAGGGGCTAAAAAATGAATAAAATTAAAACAGAAATTTTGATTCCAAGTGAATTTTCATACGAAAAAAAGGATAACTTCGCAAGAATAGAAGTTTATCCTTTTGAAGCTGGTTTTGGAGTTAGCGTAGCCCATCCTATCAGAAGAACACTTATCGCTGCGACTACGGGATATGCTCCCGTTGCGCTAAAAATTGAAGGTGTTAAGCACGAATTCGACAGCCTAAAAGGTATGCTTGAAGACGTTGCGAGTTTTATTATTAATCTTAAAAATATCAGATTCAAAATCAAAGATTCTGAAAAAGACGAAGTGACTGTAGATTACACGTTCGTAGGACCAAAAGAGATTAAAGGCGAAGATTTAATCAATGACGACGTTGATGTCGTTACACCTGATGAGTATATTGCTACTCTAAACGAAGAGGGTGAGCTTAAATTAACTCTTATTATTAAAAAAGGTATGGGATTCGTAGCGGTTGAGAACTTTAGAGACCAACTTCCTGAAGGTTTCATCGGACTTGACGCATATTTCAGCCCGATTAAAAAAGTTGTATACAATATCGAAAATATGCTTGTAGAAGACGACCCGAATTTCGAAAAAGTGATATTCGAAGTTGAAACTGACGGACAAATCGACCCTATCGACGCGTTTAAAGACGCTATTAATAACTATTTGAACCAATTCAGCGTATTTTCTAAAGAATTTAAACTTGAAACTAAAAAAGTTGAAAACGTAGAATTACCTGAAGAATATAACGTATTATTCGAGCCAATCGATACGTTGAATTTAAGAAGCAGAAGCTTCAACGCCCTTGATAGAGCCGGAATCAGATTTATCGGTGAGCTTGTATTAATGGGTAAAGAAAAAATTGCTAATATCAAAAATCTCGGAACTAAATCTTTAGAAGAAATTTTTGAAAAACTTGAAGAAATCGGATTTAGTTTATCTAAGCCGCTACCTCTTGATATTAAAAAGGCAATTGAAGAGAAACTTTCTAAATTAAAGGAGACTGAGCAATGAGACATAGACACGGATACAGAAAGTTAGGTCGTGACAGCGAGCACAGACAAGCGCTTTTAAGAAACCTTGCTTGCGACTTAATTGAAAACGGTAGAATCGAAACAACTGTTCCAAAAGCAAAAGAACTTAGAAAATATATCGAAAAAATCGTAACAAGAGCTAAAAACGCGGATTTCAACACTCACAGATACGTATATTCAAAACTTGGAAGTAACGCAAGAGCTAAAGCGGCAACTCAAAAAGTTATCGAAGAAATCGCACCTAAATTCGAAAACAGAAAAGGTGGATATACAAGAATTATCAAAACAAGATTCAGAAGAGGTGATGCGGCTGAAATGTGTATCATCGAATTCGTAAGCGAAGAAGCTTAATCCTCTTTTTTTCTCCTCTTTTTTCATTAAAAACTAACAATTTTATGCTATTATAAGGCTAAAAAAAGGATAATGA
This window of the Caminibacter pacificus genome carries:
- a CDS encoding NCS2 family permease; its protein translation is MFERIFKLSEHGTNVSTEVRAGFTTFLAMMYIVPVNASIMSLTGMPFDALITATAVVTIISTILNGFWSNTPVAMSVGMGLNAYFTFGLVKGMHLPWQTALGIVMISGLIFLALSLTRFRAWVFESVPIDLRRAISAGIGAFIAFIGLKGMGVIVSNPATFVTLGNLHNPEVLLGVEGFILAALFYSYRIKGAFILSIALTSITAWVFGLGKLPEGIISMPASIAPIAFKFDIWDALKLSLVPVIVTFLVTDLFDTIGTLAGIGMRAGLFKDPKELEKTLQADAAATVIGASLGTSTTTSFIESAAGVEEGGRTGLTAVVTGLLFITTLFFLPIYKAIPDNAIYPILVMVGVLMFGELRDVDFSDITTSVSVFLTVILMPLTYSITLGLSAGFVVYFILALLRGEKEKITFGTASIALIGLLMFIVH
- the rpmJ gene encoding 50S ribosomal protein L36, whose amino-acid sequence is MKVRASVKKICPKCKIVKRKGIVRVICENPRHKQRQG
- the rpsM gene encoding 30S ribosomal protein S13; the protein is MARIAGIDLPKKKKIEYALPYIYGIGLTTSRKILKDTGIDPEKRVYELTEEEISILNKEIQNNYIVEGELRKIVQLNIKELMDLGCYRGLRHRKGLPVRGQRTKTNARTRKGKRKTVGAKAK
- the rpsK gene encoding 30S ribosomal protein S11 — its product is MAKRKLTKKKKIKKQVGRGVVYISATFNNTMITVTDEMGNALCWSSAGALGFKGSKKSTPFAAQQAVEDAMAKAKEYGIKEVGIKVQGPGGGRETAVKTVGAIEGIKVLWLKDVTPLPHNGCRPRKRRRV
- the rpsD gene encoding 30S ribosomal protein S4: MARYTGPVERIERRLGVSLELKGERRLAGKSALDRRPYAPGQHGQRRAKISEYGQQLREKQKIKYYYGVLEKQFRKFFKEANRQEGSTGENLIKLLERRLDNVVYRMGFATTRRFARQLVTHGHVLVNGKKVNIPSYLVKEGDRIEIKEKSKNNPQIQRALELSAQTGIAPWVDVDKEKVVGVFQRVPERSEVNIPVDERLVVELYSK
- a CDS encoding DNA-directed RNA polymerase subunit alpha, which produces MNKIKTEILIPSEFSYEKKDNFARIEVYPFEAGFGVSVAHPIRRTLIAATTGYAPVALKIEGVKHEFDSLKGMLEDVASFIINLKNIRFKIKDSEKDEVTVDYTFVGPKEIKGEDLINDDVDVVTPDEYIATLNEEGELKLTLIIKKGMGFVAVENFRDQLPEGFIGLDAYFSPIKKVVYNIENMLVEDDPNFEKVIFEVETDGQIDPIDAFKDAINNYLNQFSVFSKEFKLETKKVENVELPEEYNVLFEPIDTLNLRSRSFNALDRAGIRFIGELVLMGKEKIANIKNLGTKSLEEIFEKLEEIGFSLSKPLPLDIKKAIEEKLSKLKETEQ
- the rplQ gene encoding 50S ribosomal protein L17, translating into MRHRHGYRKLGRDSEHRQALLRNLACDLIENGRIETTVPKAKELRKYIEKIVTRAKNADFNTHRYVYSKLGSNARAKAATQKVIEEIAPKFENRKGGYTRIIKTRFRRGDAAEMCIIEFVSEEA